The Desulfotomaculum sp. genome contains a region encoding:
- a CDS encoding alpha/beta hydrolase, which produces MGKISNRKGLTAVIDYSVLDNPFLLQNIFYPYPAVTHCPPGAVDISVPVEKDVSISCRFYAKEKSWPNLLYFHGNGELVGDYDGIAPFYNKKSLNIMVVDYRGYGASGGFPGFTSMISDAHSVFGYFNNMLSRQGYDGGLWVMGRSLGSASALDLAYHCQDQFKGLIIESGFPSYGRLLKRKGIVPPGTSLNAFNDACLARLGKIYLPALVMHGQYDSLVPLQEAQDLYDGLGSPAKKMIIIPDADHNTTMMIGFDLYFGYIKEFIEKFIES; this is translated from the coding sequence ATTGGTAAAATTTCAAACCGGAAAGGATTGACTGCCGTGATTGATTATTCGGTACTTGATAACCCGTTTCTCCTGCAGAATATTTTTTACCCGTACCCTGCAGTTACCCACTGCCCTCCAGGTGCGGTTGATATTTCCGTGCCGGTTGAGAAAGACGTTTCCATATCCTGCCGCTTTTATGCAAAAGAAAAAAGCTGGCCAAACTTACTTTATTTTCACGGCAATGGTGAGTTGGTTGGGGATTATGACGGCATTGCTCCTTTTTACAATAAAAAGAGCCTCAATATCATGGTTGTTGATTACCGCGGTTACGGGGCAAGCGGAGGTTTTCCCGGATTTACTTCCATGATCAGCGATGCCCACAGTGTATTCGGGTATTTCAATAATATGCTTTCGCGGCAGGGCTATGACGGGGGTTTGTGGGTAATGGGGCGTTCCCTTGGCAGCGCCAGTGCCCTTGATTTAGCATACCACTGCCAGGATCAATTCAAGGGGCTGATTATTGAAAGCGGTTTTCCAAGCTATGGCAGGCTTTTAAAAAGAAAGGGCATTGTTCCGCCCGGTACAAGCCTTAACGCTTTCAATGACGCCTGCCTGGCCAGGCTCGGCAAGATTTATCTGCCTGCCCTGGTTATGCACGGTCAGTACGACAGCCTTGTTCCGCTGCAGGAAGCGCAGGATCTGTATGATGGTTTGGGATCCCCTGCAAAAAAAATGATCATCATTCCGGATGCAGACCACAATACGACAATGATGATCGGATTTGACCTTTACTTCGGCTATATAAAGGAGTTTATAGAAAAGTTTATAGAAAGTTGA